A portion of the Vibrio coralliirubri genome contains these proteins:
- a CDS encoding MFS transporter has protein sequence MNSKASQTLIKPSLINLSLRVKLMLAIMAVLLFSITLNATLNYFNFEKRLTETSDSIYEIVLEETHNDINQAISLGLPLSAISNIQGMLDRRLKIVDGITALVVVSSSGERLFGTGEQSNENNRQLSLDITNSFGLVEGQVKLYYSTTLLEQQKTFLLKLQFLYSAIWILLSCLFAFVALKYLLKGIVGRVKGATAIFESATDSDELLPMITQAHKALQSPNSLSKFEKLKNKHFPVFIISLAILLTIIANLGVSYQSLDKFSQIYEVKLEQKSNLIGDSLNQMIKELLDKGVPADKLHGLEDEFAFFVDHHSEILSINFEGQSGTSYRYPAEQIDHPSIRESTFSLNNSHTIQLNVTTDNNLIINLLKESVMDMITVLVASCLVVAEIILFMCNFMIISPWNQVKKVFMLVNRDIVNHLAKISTRDEIGKLLNLTNQAITKLNPNQPSQDIDKQDFRFIRLPLFLLVFSEASSLAFFPRFVSSLENTTGWIPENLVTSLPISLFMLCWAISLPFAGYWSDKVGRRHSLMTGGLITCIGLVATAFIQSLELLLVARAFTAVGYGIVFISAQGYVSDTTNDSNRTKGMATFLSSFFSGSLCGAAIGGILAEKLGYSETFMLAGLLATLSVLLVYVFFEKSTTSNASKPVQLKDFKLLLSNKYFALITIFSAIPAKIVLTGFLYYICPVYLQFLGESSSVSGRVIMAYGLAIILISPLSAILVDKLKNKMAFIFIGGLLSSLALLNFYFFQGTLGLLLIVIIIGIAHGICVSPQIPLVIDLLSGQGIEKGKIIGIFRLTERIGNIAGPMLAGVCLSIFGYDQTILIFGASLLASSFSLIVFFSIFLKSDKQKLGVQS, from the coding sequence ATGAACAGCAAAGCCAGCCAAACATTGATCAAACCTTCATTAATTAACCTGTCACTTCGGGTTAAGTTGATGCTTGCTATCATGGCGGTTTTGCTGTTTTCCATCACCTTAAATGCAACGCTGAACTATTTTAATTTCGAGAAAAGGCTCACTGAAACCTCCGACTCCATCTATGAAATAGTATTAGAAGAAACACATAACGATATCAACCAAGCGATCAGTTTAGGCTTGCCTCTCTCTGCAATATCAAACATACAAGGCATGCTGGATCGTCGATTGAAAATCGTTGACGGTATTACCGCCTTGGTTGTCGTCTCAAGCTCTGGCGAACGACTGTTTGGTACCGGAGAACAAAGCAACGAGAATAACCGTCAGCTATCGCTCGATATCACCAACTCTTTTGGATTAGTTGAGGGGCAAGTAAAGCTCTACTACTCCACAACTCTGTTAGAACAACAAAAAACCTTCTTACTCAAGCTCCAGTTCCTCTATTCGGCAATTTGGATACTACTCTCTTGCCTATTTGCCTTTGTCGCCTTGAAGTATCTATTGAAAGGTATTGTCGGCCGAGTAAAAGGCGCAACTGCAATATTTGAGTCCGCGACCGATTCGGATGAATTACTGCCAATGATTACCCAAGCTCACAAGGCGCTGCAATCCCCGAATTCATTGTCTAAGTTTGAGAAGTTGAAAAACAAACACTTTCCTGTGTTTATCATCTCTCTTGCTATCCTGTTGACGATCATTGCTAACCTAGGAGTTTCGTATCAATCTTTAGACAAGTTTTCACAGATTTACGAGGTTAAGCTCGAACAGAAGTCCAACCTGATTGGCGACTCTTTAAATCAAATGATTAAAGAGCTACTCGATAAAGGCGTTCCTGCCGATAAGCTACATGGTCTAGAAGACGAATTTGCGTTCTTCGTTGATCATCATAGCGAGATCCTATCGATTAACTTTGAAGGACAATCGGGTACTTCCTATCGTTATCCTGCGGAACAAATCGATCACCCTTCTATCCGCGAATCGACATTCTCACTCAACAACAGCCACACAATTCAACTGAATGTCACCACCGACAACAACTTGATCATTAACCTGCTTAAAGAAAGCGTCATGGACATGATTACCGTGTTGGTTGCCTCTTGCCTTGTGGTTGCAGAAATCATTCTGTTCATGTGTAACTTCATGATTATTTCGCCTTGGAATCAGGTAAAGAAAGTGTTCATGTTGGTCAACCGCGACATCGTGAATCACTTAGCCAAGATCTCTACGCGCGACGAAATTGGCAAGCTGCTCAACCTGACTAATCAAGCCATTACCAAGCTAAACCCTAATCAACCATCACAAGACATTGACAAGCAAGACTTTCGATTCATTCGCTTGCCCCTATTTTTATTGGTGTTCTCAGAAGCATCTTCACTCGCCTTCTTCCCTAGGTTTGTCTCTTCACTGGAAAACACAACCGGTTGGATCCCTGAAAACCTAGTTACGAGCTTACCCATTTCTCTGTTCATGTTGTGCTGGGCTATCTCACTGCCATTTGCAGGTTACTGGTCAGATAAAGTAGGCAGAAGGCATTCATTGATGACAGGTGGACTCATCACTTGTATTGGCTTAGTTGCTACTGCTTTCATTCAATCTCTCGAACTCTTGTTGGTAGCTAGAGCTTTTACCGCTGTAGGCTACGGTATCGTCTTTATTTCAGCACAAGGTTATGTATCAGATACCACTAACGACTCTAATCGCACCAAAGGAATGGCGACTTTCTTGTCATCATTCTTCTCTGGCTCTTTATGTGGCGCCGCTATTGGCGGGATCCTCGCCGAGAAACTTGGATACTCAGAAACATTTATGCTCGCAGGACTGTTGGCAACATTGAGTGTCTTGCTAGTCTATGTGTTCTTTGAAAAGTCGACTACCAGCAACGCGAGTAAACCCGTTCAGCTGAAAGACTTTAAGCTTCTGTTGAGTAATAAGTATTTTGCGCTAATTACGATATTCAGTGCGATACCGGCGAAGATCGTACTGACAGGCTTCCTCTACTACATCTGCCCTGTCTATCTGCAATTCCTAGGCGAAAGCAGCTCTGTTTCTGGACGGGTGATTATGGCGTATGGCCTCGCGATCATATTAATTTCACCATTAAGCGCGATATTAGTTGATAAGCTTAAAAACAAAATGGCCTTCATTTTTATCGGTGGTTTGCTTTCATCCCTTGCCTTGCTCAACTTCTACTTCTTCCAAGGCACATTAGGGCTGCTACTCATCGTGATCATTATTGGTATTGCACACGGCATCTGTGTTTCTCCACAAATACCTTTGGTCATCGACCTCCTGTCTGGTCAGGGCATCGAGAAGGGAAAAATCATCGGTATATTTAGACTTACAGAGCGTATCGGTAATATCGCGGGGCCAATGCTGGCTGGGGTTTGTTTGAGTATCTTCGGTTACGACCAAACCATTCTTATATTTGGCGCGTCGCTTCTCGCGAGTTCCTTTAGTTTAATTGTGTTTTTCTCGATATTCCTGAAATCTGATAAACAGAAGCTAGGGGTTCAATCATGA